Part of the Oreochromis aureus strain Israel breed Guangdong linkage group 20, ZZ_aureus, whole genome shotgun sequence genome, TGATCTTCATGATATTCCCAAAAGATAAATTCTACCTGTGATTCCCTCacttttttattcattattgaGTAAAACAGATCAATATTCACTGAAAGCTTGTTTATGTTTAAAGTTTTTAGTTTCCACTTATTACAGTATATAGCTGCACTCAATGGATGTATTGCCATAAAATTTGGTACTGGTAATTATGATTCCCAGAAGACAAATTTTGTCTGGTGATTCTCCTGTAGGGCCACCAGAAGGTTAAAGTTTTCATTATCAAGTGGAATCCACCCAACATTTAACAAAAGATTTGACAAACCATTTCAGGTTCTCCTTTAAGGTTTTAAACAAAGTGTCTTCATCCCCCGGCAGGATGAATTGcaataactgttttgtttatagGGATCTATCCATCCGTGTTCTTCcatttatccaattcaggatcACAGGGAGCTGGAGCCTAGCCCAGGTGTCATGAGGCGAGAGGCACACCGTGGACAGGTTGCCGGTCAGAGAGACATGCAACcgttcacactcacattctcaCCTTTGGGCAATTTAGTCTCACCAATTAACATAGCCCCACTAGATGCAAATCTTTTGGCTGTGGGAGTAATCTGGAGTACCCAAgaagacacagggagaacatacaAACTCTGCACAGAAAGGCCACAGCCAGATACTGAATTCAAAcacaggaccttcttgctagGAGGCAACAGCAACCTTCACACCACTGTTCCCACAGGGAGACACAGGAGACCAAAATTCGGAACTTTTAACTGGTTATACACAGGTGTTTAGTCAGAGAGAGCAAACAAATCTATCAAGACATAGGCAAATGCTCAAAAAGGcataaattacaaataaaacaaacaaaaacattcataaGTCTGTAAAACAGGGGACAGTAAGAAATGGCATGAAATCCTGAATGGTGATAACAAATCGGGCAATCAGTAAACTTGGAGGAGTTTGGCAGGAGTTGCTGCATGAAAAGGGCGGGAAAAGAAAGGTGGGAATTTGGAGTAACTCAAGTTCATAACAAgcagatttcaaaataaaacaggaagtgactaaACAGTAACTCGACATCATGAGAACTGTTATTATTAATTAGCTGCTTCCCTCCACTATCCTGgactgaagatgatgatggtAGTCCTTCTGTTCTGGAGATCTGTTGTAAGCTGGAAGGCCTCTAAAAGCTGAACCTGTGGAAGGTGGATAACTGCTTCTGGTTCATGCACAGTGATCCAAACAAGGAACAAGGACTACCTTCTCCTCTGTAGTATAAGACTTGATGAGCTCGATTGGAGACTAATTAGTAATTTATTTGTTACCAGGTACTTGGTACGTAAAATATTTGTAGACAGAATCACCGGAAATACAGTTCAAATCTTTGACTGTCCCAAAGAAAAATGAACCCCAAACTGTATTCAACCAAATCACAAGGTGACAGTGAATGTGCACAGGTAGAAGGAAGAATGAAGAAGAGTGTAACAGCAATTCACACTTGATCTGAATCCTTATTAGGCCTCACTAACAGAATGTAGTGCGAAGGCTAAATTACCGGAGCCGCTTCAggctgatgtgtttgtttctgaaaAGCCCAGTGGTAATGCAGTAGTTCCTCCTAAAAACAGCCCGAAGGTGTTCAAGGCTTTGGTTAACCTTCAGAGAGGATACATGTTGCTCACAAGACTCCAGACAAATTGGTAAAGTAATTCAGTCTGTGGTGATTAAATCTTGAATAGAAGGAAATTGTCTGCGTGGAATCCAAAACTAAATTAGGTTGTTTAAAGAGGATGCACATACGCAAACCTTACAAAGAGTCTGTCTAAAAGGACACAGTCCAATAGATTGTGTTGCTTAAAAAGAAATCCGTAGCTTTAAACTGAATAAACAGATAAGAATCAGATACATGCAACTTCAGTATGTTTCTTGCAGTCTGCAGCGTTTTTGCTGATGGACAAGTGACAAACACGCATTAACACACATGAAAAGATGTTGTCACAGTAGACAGATGGCATAATTTGACAGAGATTAGGCTTGTTTGTTTGGTCTTTTTGTTATAGCTCcgtgttttttattgtttacttgAAACATATTATGCTGCCAAATGTGAAAATTGTCTGCCAAGCACCAAGGAGCAGAGAAGAAGAGGGAGAGATGTGTCTGTCTGCTCGCTCCGCTTTCACACTTGTCTCCTTCGGTGTTTCAGGTCACTCTGCCTGCTGGCATGTTCGGCTTTGCTGTGACTCATTGTACCTCCTCAATATGGAAGTTTGTTCATGGCAGAACAAGCAAAACAGGGAAATTTACATTAACCATTTAAAGCAACCTGAAAAACTGCATGGTATCTCACAAAACTGCtcagatttaattttttttagttaGAACAGTGTATTCAGTAACATTAACCAGGGCCTATTATGTTTGTTTCAAACTTTATGTTTGCATTCTTGGACTTTGTAGCTTTGTATCATTCATGGTTCTAAGTAGTTTATCTTATTCTGGGTCTTGTTGCAGTCTGTCAGTTCATTGACTTTCTTAAAGAAAGGCTTCCTTCTCCCTCCTTTTATAACATTCTTCTAATTGGCTGGCCCTCacaattaaaagattaaaacagcAAGTGGGTGGACATTTAGAGCTAACAGCCATAAGTTTTTAGGCTGGCATGGCCATGTTAGGGATATCTGCTCTTTTTTCCCATCATACAGAGtcaagagcagaaaaaaagtgtttgaaaTTGAGTGTTCAGAGAAGTGTGTAGCCTGAGATTTGCCCACTCAAATACTACAATCTTTTAGAAAATCTGGCTATACATCCTTTTTCTGCTGTGCATCCAAGTCTGGGTGACCAGAGCAGCAGTCTAAAGCTGAGAtacccagacctccctctccccagccacctgcTCCAGCTCTTCAAGAAGAGAACACTTATTCATTCCCAAGCCAGCCAAGACACATAATCTCTCCaacatgtcctgggtctgccccggggttTCCTCCCAGTTGGACAGTGGAGGCACCCAGTAGGCATCCCAGTCAGATGATCGAACTACCTCAACTTTCTCCTTTGGTGCAGAGAAGTAGAGACTCTGCTCTGCCAGAAGTCCTCCCACATTGCCAAATACTCTCCATCTTACCCTTTCGGCTGAGCCTCGACGCTCATTTTTGCCGCTCATATCCGCCATCTTGTTCTTGCAATCACTACTCACAGCTCTTGGGCAATGACTGAAAGGTAGCAGTTGAAGGCAGGAGCTTGTTGTTCTGTTCCCTGGCTGCTCAAATTGGTTTAGGGACAACTTTGGTTGAGTTTTACATGTACTCACcgctgaaaaagaagaaaaagtaaaaaattgtAGGTCCCCTTTAAATGTATTGTTGGATTGGTGTGGTAACGTTTAGACGTAGATGCTATGCTGCCGAGCAGGTATGCTGTTGATGTCTATGTAGGTGTGACACAAAGCTCAGTAATCCCTCAAACAAGGTAAAGCAGCAGCACATGCCTGAGGCATAATGTCTGTTCACTTCAGTGCTTCATCCTGGATGGGAATTCACTCtctcttcaaactgctgctcTCCTTCTGCACCGTGAATATAATATTTTGGCTCCGCTGCTTTGTTAACGTACTTAATGTTTCGTAAAGGTTAGATCACTTTGTAATTAAGCACCGCTCTGTGCCTTCTCCCTGCAGATCCCAGTGAGACCGTGGCACTTCCCGGCGTGCATGAGTGTAAgggtgtgagtgtgagtgtgtgtgagagcaagTGAGCGCCAGCGCTCCCACATGGCCTCCATGCAGGACGGGCTGAACTTCACGGCTCCTCCCTACGGCAAGGTCCTGCTGCTGGGTGCTATCGCTGCTGCCTCAGCCTTTGTAGTTACGATCCTCATTGTGGTGCTCTGCGTGGGCTGCCAGAGGTGAGCGCTATGCACGCATGAATGACCGTACACACATGTTCAGAATCAGGATGCTCATTTTTAAGACCTGTATATTGGTTGCTCTTGGCCTTTTTGAATGATATTGGTGTATTGGTGGATAAGTTGGGATTTATGGATGCAAGTTACTGATATTTGTAATTTATCGCAGTTAAACATTGTGTGATACGAGCAGAAAGACTTTAAAACTAGTCAGATATTGCTTTAGAAAGATTACTTTATTTTGCTAGAATCAAAGAGGAATTAAACAACAAATATGAAGACTAAAAACAAATTGGTATTGGCAGCATCTTTAGACCAAATTGTGATTCCCCGTGTGTCACAATCAATGAATCCCTATTTCAAACCTTTTAAATAAGCTTAAGCAGAAGTgccagtaaaataaaataaaagctctaTTCCACTAGCAAAATCCAAGGTGGAACTACTTTTACCTACTTACTATTATTAAGTGGTTTAATCCTGTGGTTTCAAGCATAAGTTTCAGGCCCCCTGCAAAGGGTCACAAAGTAGATGTGAAGGTTCATAAAACGATTAAtgacaaaaaactgttttaaactTTGAATTTCTTCTAATCTGTATTTTTGATGCAAAACTGATTTGAAGAGGAAAGAACCAAAAATGTTGACATGCCCGGTTTAAAGTTTAACAacttgctgtttaaaaaaaaatgcatattaaTCTGAAATCTGGTTAAATGTGGTCGAAGGGCTCTTGTAATCTAGTAGAGAACATCAAACCTGCACTACAGCGCTCGAGTGCTCAGTAATTCTCCACCACTGGTATGCACATGTGCAAATGTACTTTGAATGTCTCTCTCGCATATGCACAGTCATAGGATGACTCAGCCGCACACAAAcaaggctcacacacacacacagtgttgaaTCGTGTATGACAGAGTGGTTTGTTTGTCACAGGAAGGGGAAGACACACAATGTCCCCGGCGAGGGTGGAAAACACCGCCTCATGGACATGGTAGGTATCAGACAACATGCTCCTcggtgttttgtttgtattgGAGCAGAGGTAGCTGAATAAACTCAATTCAGCAGGGCGCACTATCATTCAGAGGGCACCTCTTCAGTCTTAATTAGTGTTTAACTGGcccctgtgtttgtctgtttgtgtgtgtgtttgtgttgtcagGGTATACTCAGGCAGTCGAAGCTGCGGTCCATCAGTAAATCAGACACTGAGATGAACAAGATGAACTGCAATGGCAAAAGTGAGTCTTTTACGTACTAATCCTGACCTGGTCTTTTTATACGGTACGCCGCTGGTGTCAGACGAAAACCTTGCATCACCACGATATCAGCTCTTTAGGAGCCAACCAGCTGCATGACAAAGCACTTTTGATATTATGCAGGGGTGTTTGGGGGGAATTTTCAGAGGGGTGGGGTATTTCATTTTTTCCTTAGACACATTACAAGCTTGTAATTGTTTTGTTAATTTAAATCCATGTCAATCACCAAAACTGGAGATACACTAGAGCGAGAACAAATTTGTCCATGAAatggcaaaaacagaaaatcatttgaaaaATGTAACAGCCGATTAACAGCATAACAAGTACAAgtactataaataaaatgtaaccaCTATCTGTTCTGTTTTGACTTATTTAACTTTATAGTTATTATTTATACATTTCGCTTGACCATGAAAACGTGGGAAAATATCCAGTTTTGTAATCATGTATTGGTAAAGAAGCCCTTGGAAAACTGCTGGACACAAGTCTGGGTCAACTCCAAAAGTCAGTCAGATTTTAAGAAACCTTCAAAAGCAAAATACTTGAAAGGACTTTAATGgatttttttatacatatatatatttatctgtTTACTCATTTTATCCTAGTTTTCAGCCTCCAGGTCACAGTCTGACTCAAACAGTCGTCTAAGACTGAAAATTCCCTCCCTCCTGAGATTTGTTTGTGATATTGTTTTGAGGTCATCACGATGATATCTCCagattttttcttatttcaatCTGAAATGTATTTGTGAAGCTATGATGTGAAAATGTCCAATTTTGCCCTATCTGGTAAAGAATCCTCCCAAACTTCCTGGATGAAGAGCTGGATCTGGATTGACTTCAAAAGTTAATCATCTCTGGTAAAATTTTCATGCACATCCATCCGTAACCTTTAGAGTAATCCTGCTAACGaacaaacaaagtaaaaattaaagaaaagaaagaaaggaaaaaagaatcaAACCAATCACGTAACTTCCTTGgcggtgataaaaaaaaataatgttaatattgcaaaaaagtgcaacatTTTGTCTCCACATCCGCACGATCCGATCTGGCCCTAAATTTACTCAAAATCTTCTTTTCTGAAAAGATTTGAGGACATATTCGCGGAGAAATTTACCCTGAAACAGAATTCACATTACATTTACAACTCAGCCTTATTCCACTAGACGGTTCAGTCTTGATTTATGAACGTgcatctctctctcgctctcaaaGACACAAATCACAGTGCCAAGATAAATCCTGGAGCTCCATCGCTGACAGTCAACAGGGGAACTGTGTTTGTGGGCACTGTGACAGTAGCCTCAGAGAGTTTGAAGAAATATAAGCATATGTCCTGCTTCATACTTGTCCTGCTTCCACTGCAGTGGAATGAAGCCAGTTTGGATGCATATTCTCAAACATCTATGTCAGTTCCCAGTTTACTGTCAACTTCAGATTTCCTCTTACCAGTGAGAGATTTATTCATGTTCACAAATGTTTGCTGAACCTTCCGGTAAAAGAGGAGTATAGTGTGTGAGTTCTGCTCCCTAGGGGGGTATCGGCTGCACGGACGGTAGAACAGCAGGCTGTATGTGCCTTGCAGAGGCATCTAAAAAGAAACGGCTAGCCAGCACGGACCTTCTGCTGCTGCCCAGCCGCCGGTCTAACTCTGACCTTCGTTCTCAAGGCAGGCAGCTTCCCCAGATCCCCTCTGGGACTGGAGAGGACGGCGAGCACACTTACTCTGAAGTGGGCCGGCGCTCCTCCACTTCACGTACTGATGATGCCCTCTACGCCATGGTAGGCAGGGCCGGGCAGACAGACACTCCGGCCCCTCCGGCCGTCCCTGCCAACACCCCGGCGCCCCCAGACCCAGACGGCGATGTGGAAGGAGGGCTCCCCGAACCTGAGGCCCAGGTCATGTCACCCCCTCACCCTCCGGAGACGGCCGAGTACGCCTGCGTCAGGAAGCTGAGGAAAGCAGATAAGGCGCCTCAAAAGAGGGACAGCGGGACGGATATGGGAGAACCACCGGCACCGCCTCCAAGACACGCCCCGCCTTCACATccagctcctcctccaccacACCCTCACAGCACCAAGTTGCCCCGTAGAAACGTTGAGGCCTTCAATGTCCCGTCCTTCCCAAAGGTTGGTAGGCTTAAATGTTTTGGATGCTGAAAACTTAATCTTTATGATCTGATAGGAAGAGTTTGACATTTTAGATTAGAAGTTACCGTGTTTGGATCAGAAGTTGGAGTAATCAGTTGGTTAgtaagatgcatttgtagacTGTATGGAGTCGCAACAAACCTCAGAAAAAGATTGATGCAGCAGAAATGGGTAGCTATAACAAATAGATCATAGAAAATAATTACCAGTATACTTTCCATGAAGGAGGAAATTTGCTAGATTGACCTAACCCATATTTTTTTGTAACATTGCTGTGTAAAATTGGGCATTTTAACATTAAATTCTAAGCATATTGACTCACTTTTAAATTCAGCTTCAAGTGACCaaaagaggaactgcagttttttggcATTTCTACATTGAGATTACCTTTATTTAGACATTAGACTTTATGTCTGTACAACTTAAAATGACTACATTCAAATAATGATACTCATCTCCAAGTTTTTCCAAGCTACAAAGTTCACATAAATGCTTAATATGTTCAACTCCATAAAATCTGCCCATAACCACT contains:
- the si:dkey-70p6.1 gene encoding uncharacterized protein si:dkey-70p6.1 isoform X2, coding for MASMQDGLNFTAPPYGKVLLLGAIAAASAFVVTILIVVLCVGCQRKGKTHNVPGEGGKHRLMDMGILRQSKLRSIKASKKKRLASTDLLLLPSRRSNSDLRSQGRQLPQIPSGTGEDGEHTYSEVGRRSSTSRTDDALYAMVGRAGQTDTPAPPAVPANTPAPPDPDGDVEGGLPEPEAQVMSPPHPPETAEYACVRKLRKADKAPQKRDSGTDMGEPPAPPPRHAPPSHPAPPPPHPHSTKLPRRNVEAFNVPSFPKEVMFMGNGEQYIWKPPEDDDMLMLQNKALGPLSAHTVENIQPSAAAVAEMYSKVCKPGKKKRAVPGSPPANPGFRTLGRGDRDRDRDGGFSVVVKPQTWAPQEGKAVGGPLDDHCYESIGTEECDLAYENMEGGGAWKRERPPNMCATLRPRRKKAQQPLQQQQPPPPPPTQQTPKLQHLPAKALLLPGENLYESIGDLKQGSATSSTTTIFTFNDGMEMYVTGL
- the si:dkey-70p6.1 gene encoding basic salivary proline-rich protein 4 isoform X1 yields the protein MASMQDGLNFTAPPYGKVLLLGAIAAASAFVVTILIVVLCVGCQRKGKTHNVPGEGGKHRLMDMGILRQSKLRSISKSDTEMNKMNCNGKSRQLPQIPSGTGEDGEHTYSEVGRRSSTSRTDDALYAMVGRAGQTDTPAPPAVPANTPAPPDPDGDVEGGLPEPEAQVMSPPHPPETAEYACVRKLRKADKAPQKRDSGTDMGEPPAPPPRHAPPSHPAPPPPHPHSTKLPRRNVEAFNVPSFPKEVMFMGNGEQYIWKPPEDDDMLMLQNKALGPLSAHTVENIQPSAAAVAEMYSKVCKPGKKKRAVPGSPPANPGFRTLGRGDRDRDRDGGFSVVVKPQTWAPQEGKAVGGPLDDHCYESIGTEECDLAYENMEGGGAWKRERPPNMCATLRPRRKKAQQPLQQQQPPPPPPTQQTPKLQHLPAKALLLPGENLYESIGDLKQGSATSSTTTIFTFNDGMEMYVTGL